The Stigmatella aurantiaca DW4/3-1 genome contains the following window.
GCGGACGGAGTCCCTGGTCCCGGAGGTGGAGGCGACCCCGTCCCGGAGGGTGTGGGCGCTGGTCACCGGCCCCGAGACCTCGGTGCGCTGGCAACTGGCGCGTCGCTTTGCACTGGAGGTGGCGGTAGCGGCCGAGGGGGTCTGGGGCCGGCCGGTCCTGGGTTACATCCAGGAAGGAGAATTCGTGAAACACAGGGATGGGTGGTCCGTGCGGCCTCGCCTCGGTGTGACGGGGGTGTTTTTTCCGTGAATCCCACTGACCCGAAGTCACCCCCACCGCTCTCCATCCCGGAAACAAGAAAGGGAAGCCTGGAGGCGGCAAGGCGGCAAGAAGATCCCCGGATCCAGGCGGTCATCCAGGGGCACCGCGAGGCGGCCGAGTCCTTGCTGGAGGACATGCTGCCCCGGGTGCGCAACCTGGTTCGTTATCTCGTAAAGGGAGACTCAGAGGCTGAGGATCTTGCCCAGGAATCGCTGCTCGCCGTGCTGCGAGGGCTGCCGTCATACCGGGGTGAAGGCACGTTCCGGTCCTGGACGGATCGGGTGGTGGCCCGGACGGTTTTCTCAGGGCTCAAACGGGAGCGCGGGGAGAGCCCGCGCCGGAGCGAGGAGCCGGTGGAGCTGATGGCGGTGGCCTCGGCGGATGCGCCCTTGGACGAATACGTCCACCGGCGTCACATGGTGACGCTGCTGGACCGCATCCCCGCGGAGCAACGCCACGCGTTGGTGCTCCACCACGTGATGGAGTTGAGCGTGCCGGAGATTGCCTCGGAGTTGGGAGTCCCTTTCGAGACAGTGAGGAGCCGGCTCCGGCTGGGGCGTACCGCCCTGCGGACCTTGGCGGAGAAGAAGGCGGTGAAGGAAGCGGAGGAGAAGGAGTCCTGATGAGCCACTTCAAGCAGGACGACGAAGAGCCATGGGATCTCCTCTCCCCGTTGGACGACCGCTCCGGACCGGCGCGGCGGATCTCCCGCCAGAAGGCCGCGGACATGGTGCGCGCGGCGCTGGACGCGGCCGAGCAGACGCCCCCTCCCTCGAGGCCCGTGAGCCGGCGCTGGCCCCGGGCCGCGTGGGTGGGTGGGTCGATCCTGGTGGCCGCGGCGGCGGTGGCGGGCATCGGCCGCCTCATGGGGGAGCCGCCCCCCGCCCCTCCCTCCGCCGGGGAGTCCCCGATGCCAGCGGACGTGAGCCCCCCTGCCGCTCCGGAGGCGCCCGCGCCGGCCCATGTGGAACCCCCGCCGGAGGAAGCGCGGGAGGACACCCAGGAAGCACTCCCTCCGCCGGAGCCGCCCCGGAAGGAGTCCCGGCCCGCGAGGATCCTGGCACCCGAGGATCTGCTGCGCATGGCCAACGCGCATCGGATCGCGGGCCGGTGGAAGGAGGCGGAGGCGCTCTACCAGCGCGTCATCCGGGCGCACCCCAAGGGAATGTCCGCCTACGTCGCGCGGGTGGCCTCTGGCTCGCTGCGGCTGGAGCACCTGGGGGATGCACGGGGGGCCTTGCGCCAGTTCCAGGAGGCGCTGCGGCAGCAGCCCAACGGCGTGCTGAGCCATGAGGCGAGCCACGGGGTGGCGGAGGCGTGGAGGGCCCTGGGAGACAAGGCGCAGGAGGCCCGGGCGCTCGAGCAGTTTCTGGCGCACCACCCGGACTCTCCTCTGGAGGCGGCTGCCCGGAAGCGGCTGCGGGAGCTCTCTCGGCCATGAGCAAAGGGCTGTCACACAGGGTTCACGGGGCCCTCTGGGTGGGGCTGCTGATCAACGTCTGGGCGGTGGGGTGCACCGTGAGGGATCCGGTGGCGCGCGTGCGGGAAGAAGACGCCGGACCCACGCCAGGGGAGGAGGATGGCGGGCCGACCCTTCCCGAGGACTGGGTGACGTACTGCCAGGGCAGCGGCCCTCCGGTGCTGGTCGGCCATGGCGGAACGGGGAGCGTGTGCAGCGCGCAGGTGGCCCAGCAAGCGTTTGCCCACGCCCTGTGCACGTGTGAAACGCTCGCGTTGAATGCCCCCCTGCGGGTGGATGGATTCCACAGCTCCCAGGGTCCCTACACGGTGGGGGAGCGCGGCGGGGCGCTGGCGGTGAACGGCAACCTGACGTCCGACAACGTGGTGGACGTGGGGGGGGCGTTGAGCGCCGAGGGGCTCATCCGGATGGGCTTCTCGCTCTCGGTGGGAGGCGACCTGCACGGCAGCGGCTCGCTCATGGGCAATGGCACCTTCACCGTGGCGCAGAACGCCCAGGTCCGGGGCAACGTGGAGGTGGGCTCCCTGAAGGTAGGGGGCCGCCTCACCGTGCCCTCCGGGTTCGTCCTCACGGGCCCCATTCAGGCCGCCGAGGTGTTGCGGCAGCCGGTGGAGGCCCTCTCGCCCTGTGATTGCGCGCCGGCGGCGCAGGTGGACATCGCCGGCTTCGTCGCGAACCACGAGCGGGTGAACCACAACGCGGACATCGGCTTGGAGCCGTCGGCGCTGGAGGGTTTCTCCGGCTCCCGGACGCTGGAGCTTCCCTGCGGCCGGTTCTACCTGAATCGCATCGAGGGGCAGGGCGGCTTGACGCTCGTGGCCCAGGGCCGGACGGCGCTCTTCGTGGGGGAGGGGGTCCGCCTGGGCGAGCAGCTCGCGGTGGAGGTGAGCGGCCCCGAGGCCGAGTTGGATCTCTTCATCGGAGGCGATGTGGAGGTGACGGGACCCCTGCTCCTCGGCGGGGGAACCCGGACACCGCGGATGCGCGTCTACATCGCGGGGACGGGCATCCTCACCCTCCCGGTGGACAGCGCGATCGAGGGCCATTTGTATGCACCCCAAGTGCTCTTGCGCCTGAGCGGCAATGCGGAAGTCTTTGGCTCGGTGTTTGTGCGCCGCGTCGAGGCGTCGAGCACGGCCCTGCTCCACCATGATCTCGACGTGCTCAACGCGGCGGGCACGTGTGTGTCGTCTTCGACCCGTTGACGCAGCCCAGTTCCAATGTGTGAATAAAATTGGAAGCAGGGGCGTCCTGACGGGGGCGGCAACACGCGACCCGCGACATGCCGCTGACCTTCCCCACCCCCGAGGAACTCCGTGAAACACATTCTGCGTGCCGCCCTGGTGTCTTCCCTGTTCACCGCTTCCGCGGTCCTGGCTCAGGACATGAACATGGAGATGAAAGTCCATGTCGATGAGGACGGCATGCCCTCCACGCAGATCCACATGCAGGTGCCCGACGAGGACGGCCACCCACAGGGCATGCGGATGGACAGCTCCAGCACGCACATGGAGGTGAAGGTCAAGGGCGCGCCCCCCTCCGGCCGCCGGGAGCGGGTGGACATCGTGGAGGAGCAGCACGAGCCGCGCCGCCGTCCCCCCGCGCCGGAGCCCGTGTACCGCGACTGTGGCACGCAGCGGGACCCGGGGTGCAGCATGTCCCGCGATGGCCAGTACGCGATGGATGGGGAGACCTTCCGGGGCTTCATGAAGGCGCTCAAGTCACAGGCCAACGAGATTTCCCGGCAGGAGATGACCGAGAAGATGCTCAAGCGGCAGTACCTCACGGCGATTCAGTTTGGCCAGGTGCTGGATCTGTTCGCCAATGAGATCTCCCGCCTGGAGGTGGCGAAGTTCGCGGCGCCCCACGTGGTCAATCCGCAGCACGCGTTGGGCTTCGCCTCGAAGTGGCGCAACTCCATCTCCAGCGAGGAGTACACGGAGATCATCTCGGAGCAGTAGCCGGTCATCTCCGTGCCCCC
Protein-coding sequences here:
- a CDS encoding RNA polymerase sigma factor, translating into MNPTDPKSPPPLSIPETRKGSLEAARRQEDPRIQAVIQGHREAAESLLEDMLPRVRNLVRYLVKGDSEAEDLAQESLLAVLRGLPSYRGEGTFRSWTDRVVARTVFSGLKRERGESPRRSEEPVELMAVASADAPLDEYVHRRHMVTLLDRIPAEQRHALVLHHVMELSVPEIASELGVPFETVRSRLRLGRTALRTLAEKKAVKEAEEKES
- a CDS encoding tetratricopeptide repeat protein produces the protein MSHFKQDDEEPWDLLSPLDDRSGPARRISRQKAADMVRAALDAAEQTPPPSRPVSRRWPRAAWVGGSILVAAAAVAGIGRLMGEPPPAPPSAGESPMPADVSPPAAPEAPAPAHVEPPPEEAREDTQEALPPPEPPRKESRPARILAPEDLLRMANAHRIAGRWKEAEALYQRVIRAHPKGMSAYVARVASGSLRLEHLGDARGALRQFQEALRQQPNGVLSHEASHGVAEAWRALGDKAQEARALEQFLAHHPDSPLEAAARKRLRELSRP
- a CDS encoding DUF7305 domain-containing protein, coding for MSKGLSHRVHGALWVGLLINVWAVGCTVRDPVARVREEDAGPTPGEEDGGPTLPEDWVTYCQGSGPPVLVGHGGTGSVCSAQVAQQAFAHALCTCETLALNAPLRVDGFHSSQGPYTVGERGGALAVNGNLTSDNVVDVGGALSAEGLIRMGFSLSVGGDLHGSGSLMGNGTFTVAQNAQVRGNVEVGSLKVGGRLTVPSGFVLTGPIQAAEVLRQPVEALSPCDCAPAAQVDIAGFVANHERVNHNADIGLEPSALEGFSGSRTLELPCGRFYLNRIEGQGGLTLVAQGRTALFVGEGVRLGEQLAVEVSGPEAELDLFIGGDVEVTGPLLLGGGTRTPRMRVYIAGTGILTLPVDSAIEGHLYAPQVLLRLSGNAEVFGSVFVRRVEASSTALLHHDLDVLNAAGTCVSSSTR
- a CDS encoding DUF4476 domain-containing protein, coding for MKHILRAALVSSLFTASAVLAQDMNMEMKVHVDEDGMPSTQIHMQVPDEDGHPQGMRMDSSSTHMEVKVKGAPPSGRRERVDIVEEQHEPRRRPPAPEPVYRDCGTQRDPGCSMSRDGQYAMDGETFRGFMKALKSQANEISRQEMTEKMLKRQYLTAIQFGQVLDLFANEISRLEVAKFAAPHVVNPQHALGFASKWRNSISSEEYTEIISEQ